From Parasphaerochaeta coccoides DSM 17374, a single genomic window includes:
- a CDS encoding adenylate kinase, translated as MKLVFLGPPGAGKGTIAALAKESLSIPHVSTGELFRKNIRMGTALGKKVRDILAAGNLVPDDVTVAMVKDRLAEADAERGYILDGFPRTIAQAEALAGISGIDHVVNFLLDKESIVRRLSGRRMSKSTGKIYHLVYNPPKRDGVDDETGEPLIQREDDKEEAILHRLEVYEEQTTPLIDYYRRRGLLLDIDATGTPDVVHARMLERLGKAEKDA; from the coding sequence ATGAAACTTGTGTTTCTAGGTCCTCCGGGAGCAGGAAAAGGTACGATTGCGGCATTGGCCAAGGAATCTCTGTCGATACCGCATGTTTCGACGGGAGAGCTTTTCAGAAAGAACATCCGCATGGGGACGGCATTAGGCAAGAAGGTGAGGGATATCCTGGCGGCCGGCAATCTTGTTCCTGATGATGTGACTGTCGCAATGGTCAAGGACAGGCTGGCTGAGGCTGACGCGGAAAGAGGATATATCCTTGACGGGTTCCCTCGTACCATTGCACAGGCAGAGGCTCTCGCAGGGATTTCCGGGATTGATCATGTCGTGAATTTCCTTCTTGACAAGGAAAGCATTGTAAGACGCTTGTCCGGCAGGAGAATGAGCAAGAGTACGGGAAAAATATATCATCTGGTTTACAACCCTCCCAAGAGGGACGGGGTGGACGATGAGACAGGCGAACCGCTCATCCAGCGCGAGGACGACAAGGAAGAAGCCATACTCCACCGGTTGGAGGTGTATGAGGAACAGACCACTCCTCTGATTGATTACTACCGCAGGAGAGGACTGTTGCTCGATATTGATGCTACGGGAACCCCAGATGTGGTTCATGCGCGGATGCTTGAACGCTTGGGAAAAGCAGAAAAAGACGCCTGA